The sequence GGGTGGAAACCCAAATCATTTTCGAAAGGACAAATATGTCAACATTGCGTCGTCGTTTTGTTGCGCTAGGCGCGACTGCGATTGCTGCCTCCTTGGCACTTGCTGGATGTGCAGCAACCGATGAGACTCCAATAGCATCACCAACCGATTCAGCCTTATCTGAGGACTGCGCTGCATTCGCAGACTACCTAGGTAATGAAGGCTCTGAGGTTGAGATCTACACCACCATCATTGACCCAGAAGCAACCCTATTCATTGAGTCCTTCGCAAAGTTTGAGGAGTGCACCGGCATCACCATCAACTGGAACGGTACTCAGGAGTTCGAAGCTCAGATTGCTGTTCGCGTTGAGGGTGGAACTGCACCAGATCTAGCCATCTTCCCTCAGCCTGGGCTACTGGCAGCATTTGCTGACAGCCTGCAGCCAGCTGATGCGGCTCTAACCGCTTCGGTTGATCAGAACTACACACCTGACTGGAAGAACTACGGAACCGTCGGTGGGACCTTCTACGCTGCTCCACTGGGCGCAAACGTAAAGTCTTTTGTTTGGTACTCACCTAAGACCTTCGCTGATAATGGCTGGGCCATCCCAACCACTTGGGACGAGCTCTTGGCTCTTTCCGACCAGGTCGCCGCTGAGGGCAATGTTCAGCCATGGTGTGTTGGTATCGAATCTGGTGAAGCTACCGGTTGGACTGCCACCGACTGGATGGAAGACCTAATGCTTCGCTTCCAGGACGGCGCAACCTATGACGCATGGGTTGACGGCTCAATGCCATTCAACGACCCTAAGGTCCTTGAGGTTATCGGCGAAGCCGGCAAGATCATCAAGAACCCTGCTTATGTAGGGGATGTTAAGTCGATTGCTACCACTGCATTCTCTGCGGCTGGTGCCGGAATCGTGGATGGCACCTGTGCCATGCACCGCCAGGCATCATTCCTAGGCGGAATCCTTGTTGGCGACTACGGTGCAACCGTTGTTACTCCAGAGGACACCACCGTCGAGGGTGGAATTTCAACCTTCTACTTCCCAGGTGTTTCAGCTGACAATAAGCCAGCTTTGGGTGGTGGCGAGTTCGTAGGTCGCTTCACTGAGAACCCAGCAGCCGCTGCCGTTCAGCTGTACCTAACCTCCCCTGAGTGGAACAACGAGAAGGCAGCCTTGGGTGGCTGGTTCTCCGCCAACTTGGGCCTAGACACTGCAAACGTGGCTGACCCAGTAAACGCAGTTGCCGTTGAGATTCTTCAGAACGCAACTCTGTTCCGCTTCGACGCATCTGACGTAATGCCAGCAGCCGTGGGCGCAGGTTCATTCTGGTCAGAGATGACCGCTTGGGTTGCTGAAGACAAGTCAGACCAGGCTGTTCTAGATGCAATCTATGCAACCTGGCCTTACTAACGCTAATTAGTTGAAAGCCGTGGGGCCTATTTTTAGGCCCCACGGCATTCTTCATTTAGGATTTGGAAAATGCTGAACTTCAGTTTTATCGCAGCTAGAAAAACTCCTTGGGACATCATTGGGGAGAACTTTACCCTGCTGGCAATCTCGCTGTTGGCCTTTGGTGCGGTCTTAGTTTTATTATTCTTGCTCGCTGGAAGAGCAAGCGTGAAAGCCCAAGAGTGGCTGAAGTACCTGGTGTTTTTAGTTCCAGCCCTTCTCTTATTACTCATTGGTCTGATTTACCCAACCATTCGGACCATAATTTTGTCCTTCATGGACGCCAAGAGCGAGAACTTTGTCGGTTTCGACAACTATGTGTGGGCCTTCACAATCCCCGAGATCCTGATTGTTTTGCGCAATACGGCGATTTGGGTATTCCTCGTGCCATTTCTTGCCACCACCACGGGGCTCGCAATTGCCTATATGACCGATCGCATGAAGCGACCGGCAATAATCAAATCTTTGATTTTTATGCCGATGGCCATCTCCTTTGTTGGAGCCAGTGTTATCTGGCGCTTCGTCTACTACTTTGAACCAAATGAGAATCGCCCAGATTTGGGTCTTTTTAGCACGATCGTGAAAGCCTTCGGCGGCACTCCGCCCAACTGGCTGCTGGAAGCCCCGGGAAACACCTTCTTATTAATCGCAGTGATGGTTTGGATTCAAACCGGTTTCGCCATGGTTGTGTTATCGGCAGCCATGAAAAACGTGCCGGAAGAAATCATTGAGGCCGCCATGCTTGATGGCGCAAGCCCAATGAACAGGTTCTTTAGGGTGACGGTGCCACTAATCAGGGCAACCCTGATTGTGGTTTTGACCACAATCATCATTGCAACTCTGAAGGTCTTTGATATCGTCCGCACCATGACCGGGGGAAACTTCCAGACCAACGTAATCGCCAACGAAATGTATTCACAGGCCTTCAGGCAGATGAACTACGGAACCGGGTCCGCACTAGCCATCATCTTGTTCGTGGCAATCATCCCCGTGATCCTCTACAACGTGAAGCAATTGCGTCTTGAGAGGACGGAGCGCTAATGACCACCACAGCACCAAAGCCGGCTAAGCCAAACGGCAAGCCAGAGCTAGCCTCAACCATTCGCGCCAAAAAGCGCGCGAAAGACATCTTTAGTTCACCGATTGCATCAGCGGCCGCGTGGATCATCGCGGTTATCTGGACCGTGCCAACCTTTGGCCTATTGGTCTCATCAATCAGGCCGGAAAAGGACATCAACTCTTCGGGTTGGTGGACCTTTTTCACGAACCCAAATGTCTCCTTTGAGAACTACCAAAAGGTGCTATTCGAAGGAACCACCACTAACCCACCGCTTTTCCAGTTCTTCTTTAATTCTTTCGCGGTCACAATCCCGGCGGTAATTTTTCCCATCACGCTCGCCGTGTTTGCAGCCTACGCATTGGCCTGGTTCGATTTCAAGGGTCGCGATGTCTTGTTCTTTTCAATCTTTGCTTTGCAAGTTGTGCCACTGCAGCTAACGCTGATTCCACTTCTTCAGCTTTTCTCACAGGGCTTAGTAATCGGCGGGGTGACTCTGATTCCGGATCTTGGGATTACTGGTACTTACATTCCGATCTGGATCGCTCACACTATTTTCGCTTTGCCTTTGGCGGTTTTCTTGCTACACAACTTCATTAGCCAGATTCCTAAAGAGCTAATTGAAGCAGCCAGGGTTGATGGCTGTGGCCCCTTCACTTTGTTCTCAAAGATTGTTCTGCCGCTATCGGTCCCAGCAATCGCCTCGTTCTTGATCTTCCAGTTCTTGTGGGTTTGGAACGACCTATTGGTCGGGTTGACCTTTGGGGCAGGCTCTAAAGAGGTTGCTCCGATGACGGTGAGAATTGCCGAGATGGTTGGAACCCGAGGCTCCGGTTGGGAAGTTCTAACCGCCGGTGCATTCGTCTCAATGATCGTGCCGCTACTGGTGTTCTTCGCATTGCAGCGCTATTTTGTTAGAGGCCTATTGGCAGGATCCGTTAAGGGCTAGGTAGCGAGTACCAGATTTTATTTGTTTCTCTTGCAAATTTCCTTGAACATCTTGGCGCTGTCTTTTGGAATTCGCGCTTGGTTTTTGGGATCTACGTAGTAGATACCAAAACGCTTTTCTAAGCCTTCGGCCCACTCGATGTTGTCCATCAGTGACCAGGCGAAATAGCCCCTTACATCAACGCCTTGATCTTTTGCGTCCATGACGGCATTGAGGTGGCCCAGGTAGAAATCGACTCGGTCCTGATCGTGGATTTCGCCATCAACTAGCTGGTCGTCAAACGCCGCTCCGTTTTCAGAAAGGTACAGCGGAATATTTGGCAAGCGTTCAGCCGTTTGCTTCAAAGTTTCGGTGAGTGAGGCTGGAAAAATCTCCCAACCCATCTCGGTTCTTGGTTCACGCGATGCCATTTGAGCGCCCTCAGGAACACCCGGGTAAAGGCTGAAGTCTTGGCCAAGGGCTGCTTTTTGGTCGCCTTCGCTAGCCGGTGCAATTCTGATTGGTGTGTAGTAGTTGATGCCCAGCCAGTCAATCGGTTGAGCAATGTCCTTGAGCTGGGCTTGATCAATAAATGACCAATCGGTGAACTGGCTCGTGCGCTCAATCAGAGCTTCTGAAACACCTCTACCAGCCAGTAGGTCTAGCCAAAAGCGATTCTGCAGGCTGTCAACGTGGTCGGCTTGAGCCCTGACTCTCTCATCCTCAGTTATGACCTCGGTTAGATTCAGAGCGATGCCCGGCATGTTTGCTTTGTGTTCTCTAAGCACGCTCATGGCTGCGCCATGAGCACTCATGAGACGGTAGCCGGCTTCGAAACCGGCTGCAGGGTTTCCCAAACCAGGTGCGTGGAGTTTGGTGGCATAACCCAAATACGCGCTCACCCAGGGCTCGTTCAATGTCGCCCACATGCCAACCCGATCGGCAAAGTTCTCAGCTAGCAAGTTGGCGTAGTTTTGAAAGTGCTTGTGGATGTCTTTATTGAGCCAGCCACCTATGGCCTGAAGCTCACTTGGCATATCCCAGTGGTACATGGTCAAAACGGGCTTGATGCCCCGCTCCAGCAATCCGTCAATCAGTCGGTTATAAAAACCAATACCTTCGGGATTTGGTTGATTATTGCCAGGCATAACCCTCGGCCAAGAAACCGAGAAGCGATATGAGTCAACCCCCAAGTCCTTCAGGATGTCTAGATCGCCCTCGACTCGATTGACGTGGTCACAAGCTGGGTCGGCCACAGACCCATCTTTTATGTTCCCCGGGACCTTGGCAAAATCATCCCAAATACTAGAGCCTCGGCCCTTACTATCGCCCTCGATCTGCCAAGAGGCAGTTGCCACCCCTAAGTCAAAATCCTCTGGAATCCTGGCGGCTAACGCGGCTATTTTTGAATCAGTCATGGCAATAGGTTATCCCGAGCCGCTAGCAACTTTGGTTAGTTTTTAGCCCATGCTTCAGTGTTTGTTGTGACGGCGATCCCCTTCGCTAAAGAGTCATCAATTGCCAGTGAAATCAGGTGGTCTTGGGAAGCCTGTGCAAGTGGATAGGGTGCAGGACCTGAGCCTTTGACCCAATCAGACATCTCAAGCATCAGGCTCGCGATAGCAATCTCCTCATCCATTAACCGAAGACCAACAAATGGATTTTGATGAAAGACTTTGCCATCAAAAGAAATATTTTCGGTGTCATGGCCATCGAGGTTTAGGTCGTGCCCAAGTTGGTATCGGGCAAATTGAGATTTGGTTATTGCCGTTGGTTCAATAAGCCTGATGCAGTCGTTATCCACAATCTCGCCTAGGCTCCCCCGCACCACGAGCCTGCGATGCCGCAGCTGGTTGTGCCACTGATTATCGGTGAAGTCGTAGAGGCCAGATTTGCCTTCTCCAAAATCAATGGTTGCCAAGACAGTGCTTGCAATTTTCGGCTCAAGATCTTGATTCCAACCACCTCGAGTCAGAGGGTCAACCAGTGGTGCTTTGAAACTCGAGGCACTGACTTTGGTTTCACCAAAGCCAGCTTCCAGAAAACTTCTCATTATCGCAACGGCATGATAGCCGTGGGTCGAGGAGACCTGCACCGAGCTCACTTGCCCAATCACGCCCTGCCGAGTCACAGCTAGCCGAGCGGCATGCATCGGCAGTCGCATATATTGCTCTGCGACCTGAACTAAATTTTTCGCACCAACTGCCGACCAAAGTTTTCTTAGGGCATCAGCATCGCTGGCAGGTGGAGTTTCAGACAGAACCGGAATCCCAGCCTCAACCAACTGAGTCAAAACATCTGGGCTGGATAGCCAGGTCACCGCGCTAATGACATAGTCAGGTTTCTCTTGAGCTAAAAGTTCACTAGCGCTGGAGTAAGTCTTGACCGGCAATGCTTTGGCCTTTGCCTGATCTCGAACCACCCAGCCGACAACTTCAAATCTATCCGGCATCAAGAGAGCCAGGCGAAGGTAGAAATCGGCGCGCCAGCCAGCGCCGATTATGGCAATTTTGGTTTGATTCATGGCGTCAGCCTAAACCTCGGGAATGATGAAATCAGTGGGGGTTTCGCATCTGAGCTTTATGGCGATAAACTCACGGGGTACTTGGAGACGTCGCATAGCCCGGTCGAGTGCGCCTCACTGCTAATGAGGTAGGGGTGTTAAAGCCCCTCGGAGGTTCAAATCCTCTCGTCTCCGCCAATTGGACTCATTGAAAAAATGAAGTCAATAGTCCGCACTTAACTTTGATTCGATCCTCGGCAATGCCTCTGGCAAGGCCCGGCTTAATTCAATGCATTTTGCCAAAAGTCACAATCAAGTGAAAACCATATGTTTTCTTACTTATGGGTGTAGTGTCAAAAATTACTTGGGGGTTTACTCAAAAAATGCGGGGATAGACATCGCGGCTAAAAAACCGGGGATTACAACCTTTGGTAAAAGCTGGGGTCGGCAAAACTGTTGAGTGTTAATTTTCTGAAAGTGCGAGGACCCCTGACGGGTGGTTTTCCAGAAGCCAAGTGCGCTCACCGTTGTTCAGGCAGCGAGGGGATTTGCAATCAAACTTGTTGCTTTTCTGCGAAAACTATCGATTGAAATGGGGAAAGAATGAAAAATATAAATAAATTACTGATTGGGGTTTCTGCAACCCTGGGGATTCTCGCAAGTGGAGCTCTTCCAGTGTCTGCAGCCACGACGACGACCTTGGTCGTTCCTGGAATTATGCAAGGCTGGGCATTTGTTCAAGAAGCACCACTTTTGTCCACATCTGTGGGCGCAATGGTGGCAGGCCCGGGCGCAGGGGTGGGCAGTGCAAATCTAAAAGTTGGTGCTACAGGTGGAATGACTCTCGCCAAAGCTGGGTACGGGGGCGTGAGATTGGACTCTCTCAATAGTCTCGAATACAACACTTATCGCACGAGTGGTCCGGCTGCAGCCGCAATTTCCCTTCAGTTGAACATAGATTCTGATCTCACGGATGCGGACGTTAGTTTCCAGGGACGCTTAGTTTTTGAACCATATCATTCTCAGACAGTGACCACCGGACAATGGCAAACATGGAACACGTTGAGTGGCGTGGGGACAGGTAGCTGGTGGGGGACTAGGGCTCCCTTGAATGCAACCGGCAAGTGCCCACAATCTAACCCTTGCACGTGGAATGAAGTCCTTGCCAAATTCCCCAATATCGGAATACGTAATGTTTTCGGTGGAGTTGTTCTTAAAGTCGGAAGTGGGGGAGGCCCCATGGAGATTAACGTGGACAAATTGGTGATAAATGATGACATTTACGATTTCGGACCAGTTCTCGCACTTGACCTTGGAAGCTCATTCGACTATTCCCTGCTTGCAGGAGCGGCAATCACGACTGGCGCTTCGAATTCTTTTACTAACAGTCTCGGAGCAGGAGCGGCAATCACTACCGGTGCCGGTAACGTCATTCCGGGGAGCCTCAATGCTGGAGCGGCAATTACTACCGGTGCCGACAACGTCATCGGGGTAGACCTTAACGCCGGTGCTGCAATTACCATCGGCGCCTCCAACACCATTTCAGGATCGCAAAACTTCGGTGTGGTGACGCCCATCTCTGGATACTCTGTAGCGATGGCAGCTTTTGATGTTGCTATGGCAGATTCTTTGAGTCGACCTTCGACGCTTCTAGCTGCAGAACTCGGTGAAACCACGCTGGGGGCTGGGGTTTATTCCGCACCCGCATTCTTCACTCTGACTGGAGCACTGACGCTGGATGCGAAAAATGACCCTACTGCTGTCTTTATCATCAGAAGCCCGGGGTACATTTCCACTGCGGCAGGTGCTTCTATAGTGCTTGCAAATGGGGCGCAAGCCAGCAATGTCTTCTGGGTTTCGGGTAGTTACTTCTCCGCAGGTGCGGGTGCCGTTTTGTCGGGAAACATTCTGGCAACGAGTTATGTGACCCTAGGCGCAGACGCTGGACTAACAGGCCGCATCTTTTCGCAGTCTGGATACATAACCCTGGGTGCAAATGTGACGGTGAAGAACTAATCCAGAACCAACTTTCAGAATAGCTCTGATTTAGAAACGGGGAGGCTATAGCCTCTCCGTTTTTATTTAAGATCAGGGGTCGTCGATTGGCATCCACAATTCGTGGAATTCCCGTGCCACAACCTGAATGCAGATCAACCGGGCCATGGGTAAAAAAATCTAAAGGGGGCCTTCTTTAGGCCTGCATGGTGCCGGCGAAGTTGGTGGTGATCTCCACGAGCTTTTGGGCGGCTGGGGAGGATTTCTCCTGATTTCTTCTTGCCAAATACACCCGCGAAAAAGCCTCTTTATGATCAATTTCTAGAAATTTCACATTTGGTAGCTGAATTGCCGTCAGGCTCTTTGGAACAATCGCAATGCCGGCATTGCTTGAGACCAGCCCGAGGATTGTTGCAAACTGAACTGCCTGCTCGACAATGTCGGGGGTGAAACCGGCCGAGCTGCAAAGTTGATAAATGTGCACGCCGTTACAAAAAACCACCCGGTTCAGGGCTCAGTATTCAACGCCCCAGCTCCTGATGACCGCGTGGGCTGATTAGGGGCCTTGAGTATTACAGTTCTGAATCCCAACCCTTTGTAGCCTCGTCGCGACTTGGGAATCCAAAAATAACAAATTGGTATATCTGGTTACCGGTTCGTTACTTAGGAGTAATCTCATAAATTACTGGGGGAGTATTCCCGAAGCAAATGTTTCGTCATCACGGCTGACAACCCGGAGCATTTGGCCACAAGTAATTGTGGTGGAAGAGACTCAGTCTTCGGTCAACAATGGGGTTGGCAAAGGCTTTTTAACCCTGATTGTGCTCCGATGTTGGGACCCTCACTGGAATCCCTGACGTCTACAAGGAGGACACACTTTGAAAAAACTACTAGTAGCAGCCTCGGCCCTTGCGCTTATCGCGACGGGACTTTCGGCTGCGCCTGCCTCGGCGAATGTAAGCCCCGCACAGTCTAAATACGGGGCTTCCTGCTCAACTCTCAAGCAGGTAGCTGCTAAGCGAGGCGCCGATGGAAGCAATTTAATTTGCAAAAAGGAAACCGAGGGAACCTTCAAGGGCAAGCAGATATGGGCTTATGCGAAGTACCCATCCCTCAAGACAATCAACTTCAAATTGGGAGCAGGCCCCACCTCAGGATATGCCGGGTTTGCCAATGACGTGACTCGGGCCCTCAAGGCTGAGAAATTAGTGACTGGAAACATAACCAACGAATCTGTTCTCGGCGGAAGCGGAGCCGCTGCGCTTAACGACTTCATGCTCAAAGAGCGTGGCAAATCAGGCCAGGCATTGATTACCGGTTACGCAATGTTGCTCGGTATTCAGAACAACAAGAACCCAGCAAGGGTCTCAGACGCGGTTCCAGTAGCACGCCTAATGGCGGAATACGAAGCCATTGTCGTGTCGGCTAAGTCGCCAATCAAGAACATGAAGGATCTCACTGCCGCAATCAAGAAAGACAACACCATCGCCATCGCTGGCGGAAGCGTTGGAACTCTTGACCACGCCACGATTATTCAGAT is a genomic window of Candidatus Aquiluna sp. UB-MaderosW2red containing:
- a CDS encoding LysR substrate-binding domain-containing protein, with amino-acid sequence MHIYQLCSSAGFTPDIVEQAVQFATILGLVSSNAGIAIVPKSLTAIQLPNVKFLEIDHKEAFSRVYLARRNQEKSSPAAQKLVEITTNFAGTMQA
- a CDS encoding ice-binding family protein — translated: MKNINKLLIGVSATLGILASGALPVSAATTTTLVVPGIMQGWAFVQEAPLLSTSVGAMVAGPGAGVGSANLKVGATGGMTLAKAGYGGVRLDSLNSLEYNTYRTSGPAAAAISLQLNIDSDLTDADVSFQGRLVFEPYHSQTVTTGQWQTWNTLSGVGTGSWWGTRAPLNATGKCPQSNPCTWNEVLAKFPNIGIRNVFGGVVLKVGSGGGPMEINVDKLVINDDIYDFGPVLALDLGSSFDYSLLAGAAITTGASNSFTNSLGAGAAITTGAGNVIPGSLNAGAAITTGADNVIGVDLNAGAAITIGASNTISGSQNFGVVTPISGYSVAMAAFDVAMADSLSRPSTLLAAELGETTLGAGVYSAPAFFTLTGALTLDAKNDPTAVFIIRSPGYISTAAGASIVLANGAQASNVFWVSGSYFSAGAGAVLSGNILATSYVTLGADAGLTGRIFSQSGYITLGANVTVKN
- a CDS encoding ABC transporter substrate-binding protein, producing the protein MSTLRRRFVALGATAIAASLALAGCAATDETPIASPTDSALSEDCAAFADYLGNEGSEVEIYTTIIDPEATLFIESFAKFEECTGITINWNGTQEFEAQIAVRVEGGTAPDLAIFPQPGLLAAFADSLQPADAALTASVDQNYTPDWKNYGTVGGTFYAAPLGANVKSFVWYSPKTFADNGWAIPTTWDELLALSDQVAAEGNVQPWCVGIESGEATGWTATDWMEDLMLRFQDGATYDAWVDGSMPFNDPKVLEVIGEAGKIIKNPAYVGDVKSIATTAFSAAGAGIVDGTCAMHRQASFLGGILVGDYGATVVTPEDTTVEGGISTFYFPGVSADNKPALGGGEFVGRFTENPAAAAVQLYLTSPEWNNEKAALGGWFSANLGLDTANVADPVNAVAVEILQNATLFRFDASDVMPAAVGAGSFWSEMTAWVAEDKSDQAVLDAIYATWPY
- a CDS encoding GH1 family beta-glucosidase; its protein translation is MTDSKIAALAARIPEDFDLGVATASWQIEGDSKGRGSSIWDDFAKVPGNIKDGSVADPACDHVNRVEGDLDILKDLGVDSYRFSVSWPRVMPGNNQPNPEGIGFYNRLIDGLLERGIKPVLTMYHWDMPSELQAIGGWLNKDIHKHFQNYANLLAENFADRVGMWATLNEPWVSAYLGYATKLHAPGLGNPAAGFEAGYRLMSAHGAAMSVLREHKANMPGIALNLTEVITEDERVRAQADHVDSLQNRFWLDLLAGRGVSEALIERTSQFTDWSFIDQAQLKDIAQPIDWLGINYYTPIRIAPASEGDQKAALGQDFSLYPGVPEGAQMASREPRTEMGWEIFPASLTETLKQTAERLPNIPLYLSENGAAFDDQLVDGEIHDQDRVDFYLGHLNAVMDAKDQGVDVRGYFAWSLMDNIEWAEGLEKRFGIYYVDPKNQARIPKDSAKMFKEICKRNK
- a CDS encoding carbohydrate ABC transporter permease; the protein is MLNFSFIAARKTPWDIIGENFTLLAISLLAFGAVLVLLFLLAGRASVKAQEWLKYLVFLVPALLLLLIGLIYPTIRTIILSFMDAKSENFVGFDNYVWAFTIPEILIVLRNTAIWVFLVPFLATTTGLAIAYMTDRMKRPAIIKSLIFMPMAISFVGASVIWRFVYYFEPNENRPDLGLFSTIVKAFGGTPPNWLLEAPGNTFLLIAVMVWIQTGFAMVVLSAAMKNVPEEIIEAAMLDGASPMNRFFRVTVPLIRATLIVVLTTIIIATLKVFDIVRTMTGGNFQTNVIANEMYSQAFRQMNYGTGSALAIILFVAIIPVILYNVKQLRLERTER
- a CDS encoding tripartite tricarboxylate transporter substrate binding protein, with protein sequence MKKLLVAASALALIATGLSAAPASANVSPAQSKYGASCSTLKQVAAKRGADGSNLICKKETEGTFKGKQIWAYAKYPSLKTINFKLGAGPTSGYAGFANDVTRALKAEKLVTGNITNESVLGGSGAAALNDFMLKERGKSGQALITGYAMLLGIQNNKNPARVSDAVPVARLMAEYEAIVVSAKSPIKNMKDLTAAIKKDNTIAIAGGSVGTLDHATIIQIYKAIGVDSSKLNYVAHSGGGEVITSLLSGATSVGVSGWGEFEQYVTSGDLRVIGITAPTKQSAIPADTLKGQGVNVVSQNWRGIMLPSGTSLANRNLVIRAIDVMHKGKTWKSILTERNWGDNLIVGDTFTRFLKIEEKKVVSLYAQLGL
- a CDS encoding Gfo/Idh/MocA family protein, whose translation is MNQTKIAIIGAGWRADFYLRLALLMPDRFEVVGWVVRDQAKAKALPVKTYSSASELLAQEKPDYVISAVTWLSSPDVLTQLVEAGIPVLSETPPASDADALRKLWSAVGAKNLVQVAEQYMRLPMHAARLAVTRQGVIGQVSSVQVSSTHGYHAVAIMRSFLEAGFGETKVSASSFKAPLVDPLTRGGWNQDLEPKIASTVLATIDFGEGKSGLYDFTDNQWHNQLRHRRLVVRGSLGEIVDNDCIRLIEPTAITKSQFARYQLGHDLNLDGHDTENISFDGKVFHQNPFVGLRLMDEEIAIASLMLEMSDWVKGSGPAPYPLAQASQDHLISLAIDDSLAKGIAVTTNTEAWAKN
- a CDS encoding carbohydrate ABC transporter permease; amino-acid sequence: MTTTAPKPAKPNGKPELASTIRAKKRAKDIFSSPIASAAAWIIAVIWTVPTFGLLVSSIRPEKDINSSGWWTFFTNPNVSFENYQKVLFEGTTTNPPLFQFFFNSFAVTIPAVIFPITLAVFAAYALAWFDFKGRDVLFFSIFALQVVPLQLTLIPLLQLFSQGLVIGGVTLIPDLGITGTYIPIWIAHTIFALPLAVFLLHNFISQIPKELIEAARVDGCGPFTLFSKIVLPLSVPAIASFLIFQFLWVWNDLLVGLTFGAGSKEVAPMTVRIAEMVGTRGSGWEVLTAGAFVSMIVPLLVFFALQRYFVRGLLAGSVKG